The following are from one region of the Atribacterota bacterium genome:
- a CDS encoding extracellular solute-binding protein, whose protein sequence is MKRFCWLVVMVFLGIFAFQFQLWAQEIVLMHDKGGAPDWQTLFTEMARICAEELGIAFTPTPFPTTDVFMSAVRTALPTGKAPELFTWWSDFRMKPLVDTGLVEDVTALWEKHRDEYDLAFKDAFEFDGKVYGVPTNLAYWVVYYSVPVFQKFGLEEPKTWEEFIKICDVLKANGIVPLGSTVQGRWPTFIYFEDLMIRTNPDVYIDLMVGKAKYTDEPVKRVFTLWREMIEKGYFSDPATDIFADYPRLMAQGKAGMILIGNWYEGQLIQMGLTVGKDVGAFILPSIDPKVGKVIIYEAAPMLLGKNAPGKEKALQIADWWLSPETQYKWCKLMGFVPANKKTSADFLSVPMQNIVKQVAQENYRLINRFWEATPTDICEEAVDKFAEFILNPGKMEQILGDLQKVADTYWSSH, encoded by the coding sequence ATGAAAAGATTCTGTTGGTTGGTGGTTATGGTTTTCCTGGGTATTTTTGCTTTTCAGTTTCAACTCTGGGCACAGGAAATTGTTCTGATGCACGATAAGGGAGGTGCACCTGACTGGCAAACCCTGTTTACCGAAATGGCCAGGATCTGTGCTGAGGAACTGGGAATCGCGTTCACGCCCACTCCTTTTCCTACTACGGATGTATTTATGTCTGCAGTGAGGACCGCTCTTCCAACTGGTAAGGCGCCGGAACTTTTTACCTGGTGGTCGGATTTTCGTATGAAACCGCTGGTGGATACCGGACTTGTGGAAGATGTGACAGCTCTGTGGGAAAAACACAGGGATGAGTACGATTTGGCCTTCAAGGATGCGTTCGAATTCGACGGAAAGGTTTATGGTGTGCCCACTAACCTGGCTTACTGGGTTGTGTATTACAGTGTTCCGGTGTTTCAGAAATTTGGGTTGGAGGAACCCAAAACCTGGGAAGAATTCATCAAAATTTGTGATGTCCTGAAGGCCAATGGTATTGTTCCCTTAGGTAGCACGGTTCAGGGAAGATGGCCCACTTTCATTTATTTTGAAGACCTCATGATTCGGACTAACCCCGATGTGTACATTGACCTCATGGTGGGTAAGGCAAAGTACACCGATGAGCCAGTCAAAAGGGTTTTTACCCTGTGGAGGGAAATGATTGAAAAAGGGTACTTTTCGGATCCGGCTACTGACATTTTTGCCGATTATCCCCGTCTTATGGCTCAGGGCAAAGCAGGTATGATTTTGATTGGGAACTGGTACGAGGGTCAGTTAATTCAGATGGGACTTACGGTTGGGAAAGACGTGGGTGCTTTTATCCTTCCTTCCATTGATCCCAAGGTGGGAAAGGTCATTATTTATGAAGCAGCACCCATGCTTCTTGGTAAAAATGCCCCCGGTAAGGAAAAAGCTTTACAGATTGCCGATTGGTGGTTGAGTCCTGAGACCCAGTACAAGTGGTGTAAACTCATGGGGTTTGTTCCTGCGAATAAAAAAACTTCGGCAGATTTCCTCTCAGTACCTATGCAGAACATCGTCAAGCAAGTTGCGCAGGAAAATTATCGTCTGATTAACCGTTTCTGGGAAGCTACCCCTACTGACATCTGTGAGGAGGCGGTCGACAAGTTTGCAGAATTCATTTTGAATCCAGGGAAAATGGAACAAATCCTGGGAGATTTGCAGAAGGTTGCTGATACGTATTGGAGTTCTCATTGA
- a CDS encoding sugar ABC transporter permease, whose translation MVGEKLSSYLFILPALAMVVIFLLIPAGYTVVVSFTKWDGLGIPKFIGFGNYLQFVRDHVFLTSLRNTVIWVIFTLAFSVLLGLLVAYFVNRIRLANLFKSLFYIPLTISAVTTGLIWLWMYSPDLGVANTLLRLLGFPGRSWLSEVPLNTYAMIWAWTWKTVGMNMVIFLIGLQTIPTEPVEACKIDGATEWQTFRYVVFPMLRTITTVVVAMSLINSFNIFDIIYVMTDGGPYRSSETLAVSMFRESFVLFHMGYGAAIAIFLSVVVLFVSWIYVREVTKREVHY comes from the coding sequence TTGGTAGGAGAGAAGCTCAGCAGTTATCTCTTTATTCTTCCGGCTCTGGCCATGGTGGTTATTTTTCTTTTGATCCCTGCTGGGTATACCGTGGTTGTGAGTTTTACCAAATGGGATGGTTTGGGTATTCCCAAGTTTATCGGTTTTGGTAATTATCTTCAGTTTGTTCGAGATCATGTTTTTCTGACTTCCCTCAGAAATACCGTTATCTGGGTTATCTTTACTCTGGCTTTTTCTGTCTTGCTGGGACTTCTGGTAGCGTATTTCGTCAACCGCATCCGTCTGGCCAATTTGTTTAAGTCTCTTTTCTACATTCCGCTTACCATTTCTGCGGTAACAACCGGTCTCATCTGGCTTTGGATGTACTCTCCAGATCTTGGAGTAGCCAATACCCTGTTACGTCTTTTAGGGTTTCCAGGCCGTTCCTGGTTGTCTGAAGTGCCTCTGAATACCTATGCCATGATCTGGGCTTGGACCTGGAAAACAGTGGGGATGAATATGGTCATTTTCCTTATTGGCCTTCAGACCATACCCACTGAACCAGTTGAAGCCTGCAAAATTGACGGAGCCACTGAGTGGCAGACATTTCGCTACGTAGTTTTCCCTATGCTTCGAACCATTACCACCGTGGTGGTAGCAATGAGTCTCATTAATTCGTTCAATATCTTTGATATTATCTATGTGATGACGGACGGTGGTCCATATCGTTCTTCTGAAACCCTGGCTGTGTCGATGTTTCGGGAATCGTTTGTGCTTTTCCACATGGGTTACGGAGCAGCCATTGCCATTTTTCTTTCGGTGGTGGTTCTTTTTGTTTCCTGGATATACGTCCGGGAAGTGACCAAACGGGAAGTTCACTATTGA
- a CDS encoding cupin domain-containing protein, whose product MELSNWAGLHGKMETELIVCKETTGSKMVVVGRSVFFPGAYHDSHFHLYAEKVLYCLSGKGVAGSGDKEYLLTPGDVQFAAVGETHWLRNPFLEPPGIYLDIQWQWSEHAQ is encoded by the coding sequence ATGGAACTCAGCAACTGGGCCGGACTCCACGGTAAGATGGAAACCGAACTCATCGTGTGCAAGGAAACTACCGGTTCCAAAATGGTGGTGGTGGGTCGTTCGGTTTTCTTTCCCGGAGCCTATCATGATTCCCACTTTCATCTTTACGCCGAGAAAGTCCTTTACTGTCTTAGTGGCAAAGGCGTTGCCGGAAGTGGGGATAAAGAGTACCTTCTCACCCCTGGTGACGTCCAGTTCGCCGCGGTGGGGGAAACACACTGGCTTCGCAATCCCTTCTTGGAACCCCCTGGAATTTATCTGGATATACAGTGGCAATGGAGTGAACATGCCCAGTGA
- a CDS encoding carbohydrate ABC transporter permease, with translation MKTRNLIIYTIMVVLGFLWILPIWPTLLLAFKSNQEFGAQKFWQLPSRNFFGPNLVKAWNQAKLGRYFINSLIYGLLGSWGAIFLSSLASFSIARLKVKGAFSWFFIIWSGTIFPFQIYLIPLFKMYISTGLYDTFFGMSLFYIAICIPFCTFIFRNYFLTLPGEVLEAAKLDGCSNFKVYWKIYLPLSRSAIAVLFLFQFTWIWNDLMFGMVLTRSAGVRPIMVGLAQLQGFRAGSGTDIPSLMAGALMASVPTILLFALLQRYFIEGMRLTTAGE, from the coding sequence ATGAAAACAAGGAACCTCATTATCTATACCATAATGGTTGTGCTCGGATTTTTGTGGATTCTTCCCATCTGGCCCACCCTGCTTTTGGCCTTCAAGAGCAATCAGGAGTTTGGAGCGCAAAAATTCTGGCAATTACCCTCCCGGAACTTTTTTGGTCCTAACCTGGTGAAAGCTTGGAATCAGGCCAAACTGGGAAGGTATTTCATCAATAGCCTTATTTATGGCCTTTTGGGATCCTGGGGAGCCATATTCCTTTCTTCTTTGGCATCTTTCAGTATTGCCAGATTGAAAGTCAAAGGTGCTTTCAGCTGGTTTTTCATCATCTGGAGTGGAACCATTTTCCCTTTTCAGATTTATCTCATTCCTCTTTTCAAGATGTATATTTCCACGGGTCTTTATGATACCTTTTTCGGCATGAGCCTTTTCTATATTGCTATTTGTATTCCTTTCTGCACGTTTATTTTCCGAAACTATTTTTTGACCTTGCCTGGAGAGGTTCTGGAAGCAGCGAAGCTCGACGGGTGTTCCAACTTCAAAGTGTACTGGAAAATATATCTTCCGCTTTCCAGGTCAGCCATTGCGGTTCTGTTTCTCTTCCAGTTTACCTGGATATGGAACGACCTCATGTTTGGAATGGTCCTTACCCGCTCTGCCGGTGTTCGGCCAATCATGGTGGGTCTCGCGCAGCTCCAGGGTTTTCGGGCTGGTTCGGGAACCGACATTCCCAGCCTTATGGCCGGAGCGCTTATGGCGTCTGTTCCCACCATTCTCCTTTTTGCGCTGTTGCAGCGGTACTTTATTGAAGGGATGCGCCTGACCACAGCCGGCGAATGA
- a CDS encoding indolepyruvate oxidoreductase subunit beta, with protein MKGSIILCGVGGMGILKASEIIAEVLLQSGFLVRQSEVHGMAQRGGSVVTHLRFGKEAYAPLLSKGEADFMLAFEEMETLRYLQYLKKGGIVLLNTIRICPPGIEMKQYPQEIAKILQTHGFTVIPLNVTEISLQIGDIRTTNTVLLGGLSAIFPVNDLCIWKKAVEKILAGKNLSQNLIAFEAGRRYVESLPSPMESKFPWA; from the coding sequence ATGAAAGGGAGCATCATCCTTTGCGGAGTCGGAGGAATGGGAATTCTCAAAGCGAGCGAAATCATTGCTGAGGTCCTACTTCAGAGCGGATTCCTTGTAAGACAATCTGAAGTTCACGGAATGGCCCAGCGTGGTGGGAGCGTTGTGACTCATCTGCGTTTTGGAAAAGAGGCGTACGCTCCGCTCCTTTCAAAAGGCGAAGCAGACTTCATGCTTGCCTTTGAGGAAATGGAAACTCTACGTTATCTCCAATACCTCAAAAAGGGTGGCATCGTTCTCCTCAACACCATCCGTATATGTCCACCGGGCATTGAAATGAAACAGTATCCTCAAGAAATCGCCAAAATACTTCAGACCCACGGATTTACCGTAATTCCTCTCAATGTTACCGAAATCAGCCTCCAGATTGGTGATATCCGTACCACCAACACGGTACTTTTGGGGGGACTGAGCGCGATCTTCCCGGTTAACGATTTATGTATTTGGAAAAAAGCGGTCGAGAAGATACTGGCTGGGAAAAATCTCTCCCAAAACCTCATTGCCTTTGAGGCGGGAAGACGGTACGTCGAATCTCTGCCATCCCCAATGGAATCGAAATTCCCATGGGCCTGA
- a CDS encoding OFA family MFS transporter, which translates to MNNIRKAWTVVIAGFGVNLTLGFLYSWGVIASTLSDQLGWSAFQTQIPYMVASILFALSMIPGGRIQDRKGPRIPLWLASALAGTGFFLASRFLSVTGLTLFFGIFFGLAMGFGYAAPTPAAVKWFHLQNRGLISGIVVSGYGLAPIYIAPLSHFLLSRYGIEGTFIIFSLLLTTILFVLSLLLTNPPPSFSPVLLSFGRKIILPTTRDYSVTEMMRTKTFLKLWVLFFLGTFSGLLVIGQMSKIAQEVAGIEQGFLSVMFYALANFLGRLSWGSLSDRIGRIKSLLITFAIQAGIFFVFEKMTNPTLLLFAKSCVGFTFGGMLALFPALCADFFGLKNLGLNYGILFTAWGVGGVIGPFIGGFSRDLTGSHTLSFLISGCASVLGIIVSIFLQRSQHPKQVF; encoded by the coding sequence GTGAACAACATCCGCAAGGCCTGGACGGTGGTCATTGCCGGTTTCGGCGTCAACCTCACTTTAGGATTCCTCTACTCTTGGGGAGTCATCGCTTCAACACTTTCCGACCAGCTAGGATGGAGTGCCTTTCAAACCCAAATTCCGTACATGGTGGCATCAATCCTGTTTGCCCTTTCCATGATCCCAGGGGGACGTATCCAAGACCGCAAAGGTCCCAGGATTCCACTCTGGCTCGCCAGTGCCCTGGCTGGAACGGGTTTCTTTCTGGCTTCACGTTTTTTAAGCGTTACTGGTTTAACACTCTTCTTCGGAATATTCTTTGGTCTGGCGATGGGTTTTGGGTATGCAGCGCCCACTCCTGCAGCGGTCAAATGGTTTCATCTCCAAAACCGGGGACTGATTTCTGGAATCGTAGTAAGTGGTTATGGCCTTGCTCCTATTTATATCGCACCCCTTTCTCACTTCTTACTTTCCCGTTATGGCATCGAAGGTACATTTATTATTTTCAGTCTCCTTCTTACCACTATCCTCTTTGTACTTTCGCTTCTCCTTACCAATCCTCCACCCTCTTTTTCTCCAGTACTTCTCTCTTTTGGTCGAAAAATAATTCTCCCAACCACCAGGGATTACTCTGTAACCGAGATGATGCGTACCAAAACTTTCCTGAAACTGTGGGTTCTGTTCTTTCTGGGCACTTTTTCAGGACTTTTGGTCATCGGTCAGATGTCCAAGATTGCTCAGGAAGTGGCGGGTATCGAACAGGGATTTCTTTCGGTCATGTTCTATGCCCTGGCCAATTTTCTGGGACGCCTGAGCTGGGGTTCTCTTTCTGACCGCATTGGACGAATCAAATCACTACTCATTACATTTGCCATACAAGCCGGTATCTTTTTCGTCTTCGAAAAAATGACCAATCCTACCCTACTACTCTTTGCGAAGTCTTGTGTCGGCTTTACTTTTGGTGGTATGCTGGCTCTCTTTCCAGCACTCTGTGCTGATTTCTTTGGTCTCAAAAACTTAGGGCTCAATTATGGAATCCTCTTTACAGCCTGGGGAGTCGGGGGTGTGATTGGCCCATTCATCGGAGGTTTCTCTCGCGACCTCACGGGTAGCCACACCCTAAGTTTTCTCATTTCTGGATGCGCAAGCGTTTTGGGAATCATTGTAAGCATCTTTCTCCAAAGGTCTCAGCACCCAAAACAAGTTTTTTAA
- the iorA gene encoding indolepyruvate ferredoxin oxidoreductase subunit alpha → MLGNEAFARGAYEGGVEVAAGYPGTPSTEILEFLSKYSTVHSRWCPNEKVAFEVAAGAAIGGKRGLATMKHVGLNVASDALMTLAYTGVNAGFVCIVADDPGMHSSQNEQDSRNYALFAKVPYLEPANSQEALLFARLAFTISEEFDTPVLIRSTTRVSHSRSVVEIGERETVPVRPYQKCAPKFVMIPAFARERRKVLEERLQKLQQWVEETPLNQVELRDPSLGIITGGVLYDYLREIAPSVSILKLGVGYPLPVQKIREFAQQVKRLVILEELDPIWERELKALGIPVEGRNLFPGIGEITPDTIIECLFPEKKREYVEVNEYLPRPPVLCAGCPHRGVFKVLKDLSATVCGDIGCYTLGTLPPLSSMDTCICMGASISMAEGIKLAHPERPVVAVLGDSTFIHAGIPPLIDVVYNKTPIVVLILDNGTTAMTGGQEHPATGKTLSGEDTVRLDFPALGQAIGIPRVERVNAYHIEKLRTLLQEAFLAQHPTLLIIEGLCQLKKRERHTPFAVQDTFCLHCGLCVSTGCPAIENGDVIRIIFERCAGCSICAQLCPFEAIKEVQTP, encoded by the coding sequence ATGCTCGGTAACGAAGCTTTTGCCCGGGGGGCTTATGAAGGTGGCGTAGAAGTTGCGGCCGGTTACCCCGGAACACCGAGTACCGAGATTCTTGAATTCCTCAGCAAGTATTCCACCGTTCATTCCCGATGGTGTCCAAACGAGAAGGTTGCTTTTGAAGTCGCCGCTGGAGCTGCGATTGGAGGAAAAAGAGGACTGGCAACCATGAAACACGTGGGATTAAACGTCGCCAGCGATGCCCTGATGACTCTGGCCTATACCGGGGTTAACGCCGGATTTGTTTGCATCGTAGCCGATGACCCAGGAATGCATTCTTCCCAAAATGAACAGGATTCCAGAAACTATGCTCTCTTTGCCAAGGTTCCCTACCTTGAACCGGCCAACAGCCAGGAAGCACTGCTTTTCGCCCGCCTGGCCTTTACCATCTCAGAAGAATTCGATACTCCGGTGCTCATCCGTTCCACCACCCGGGTTTCACACAGTAGAAGTGTGGTAGAAATCGGAGAACGAGAAACAGTTCCGGTGCGACCATACCAAAAGTGTGCCCCAAAGTTTGTGATGATTCCGGCGTTTGCCCGCGAACGGCGAAAAGTTTTGGAAGAACGGCTACAGAAACTCCAGCAATGGGTCGAAGAAACTCCCCTCAATCAAGTAGAGCTTCGCGACCCATCTTTGGGAATCATCACGGGGGGAGTCCTCTACGACTACCTCCGGGAAATCGCTCCTTCGGTTTCCATCCTCAAATTAGGGGTTGGCTACCCCTTACCAGTGCAAAAAATCCGGGAATTCGCTCAACAGGTTAAGCGACTTGTCATTCTTGAGGAACTGGACCCCATCTGGGAAAGAGAACTCAAAGCGCTGGGAATACCGGTTGAGGGAAGAAATCTGTTTCCCGGTATTGGCGAGATTACACCTGATACCATCATCGAATGCCTGTTTCCGGAAAAGAAACGAGAATATGTGGAAGTGAACGAATATCTTCCCCGACCACCGGTCCTCTGTGCCGGTTGCCCACATCGCGGTGTCTTCAAGGTCCTGAAAGACCTGAGTGCCACCGTTTGTGGCGATATCGGTTGTTATACCTTAGGAACCTTGCCACCGCTTTCCTCCATGGATACCTGCATCTGCATGGGTGCCTCCATTTCTATGGCTGAGGGCATTAAACTCGCTCATCCTGAACGCCCAGTCGTGGCTGTGCTCGGTGATTCAACCTTTATTCATGCCGGTATTCCACCACTGATTGATGTTGTATACAATAAAACCCCCATTGTGGTCCTCATTCTTGACAACGGCACCACGGCCATGACTGGTGGACAAGAACATCCTGCCACGGGGAAAACACTTTCTGGGGAAGATACTGTGCGCCTTGACTTTCCGGCTCTGGGACAAGCCATTGGGATTCCCCGGGTCGAACGGGTCAATGCCTACCACATCGAAAAATTACGTACCCTGCTTCAGGAAGCCTTTCTCGCTCAGCACCCCACCCTCCTCATTATCGAAGGACTATGTCAACTCAAAAAGAGAGAACGGCATACCCCTTTTGCTGTGCAGGATACCTTCTGTCTTCACTGTGGCCTGTGCGTGAGCACTGGTTGTCCCGCCATCGAAAATGGAGATGTCATTCGCATCATTTTCGAGCGTTGTGCTGGATGCAGCATCTGTGCCCAACTTTGTCCCTTTGAAGCCATTAAAGAGGTACAAACGCCATGA